A genomic window from Solanum dulcamara chromosome 11, daSolDulc1.2, whole genome shotgun sequence includes:
- the LOC129873897 gene encoding U3 snoRNP-associated protein-like YAO, which translates to MKTKNLKKKKASAQNTQKGSKKRFSIERDPFFDEDNDLKRRKRFGDDEDIESSDDSEDIYGSDDEGVDRNGGKEEKEEEEEETAAEKRKRLAEAFLHSVRESKRKEEEERESGDEYDREEREAMRDSWMVDMLQKEQMEDSGRSRRAIASRIQKPTEGFHLLVKHRQSVTAVTLSEDDLKGFSSSKDGTIVSWDVDSGKTEKYAWPTDEALKSHGAKEPQGRATKHSKHVLALAVSSDGRYLASGGLDRHVHLWDVRTRQHIKAFPGHKGPVSCLTFRQGSSELFSGSFDRSIKIWNVEDRAYVNTLFGHQSEVLTIDSLRKERVLTVGRDRTMHLWKVPEESQLIFRAPATSLECCCFINNDEFLSGSDDGSIEHWNVTRKKPVHIVKNAHASLQSVGIEQGNGALSNGHMENGTLNPQCHSSSALSWVSALTVCRNSDLAASGAGNGSVRLWTIENESKGIRPLFELPVAGFINSLVFSKSGQFLVAGVGQEPRLGRWGRIADVRNGVFVHPLKHS; encoded by the exons ATGAAGACCAAGAacctgaaaaagaagaaagctTCAGCTCAAAATACCCAGAAGGGCAGCAAGAAGAGATTTTCAATTGAAAGAGACCCATTTTTCGATGAAGACAACGACTTGAAAAGGCGAAAGAGATTTGGAGATGATGAAGATATAGAGAGCAGTGATGATTCGGAGGACATTTATGGGTCTGATGATGAAGGAGTGGATAGGAATGGGGGGAAGGAGgaaaaagaagaggaggaggaggagacaGCAGCTGAGAAGAGAAAGAGGCTGGCGGAGGCATTTTTGCATAGTGTGAGGGAGTCGAAGaggaaagaagaggaagaaagagAGAGTGGAGATGAATATGATAGAGAGGAGAGGGAAGCAATGAGAGACTCATGGATGGTAGACATGTTGCAGAAGGAGCAGATGGAGGATAGTGGTCGTTCCAGAAGAGCTATTGCTTCCAG GATTCAAAAGCCTACCGAGGGTTTTCACCTTTTAGTGAAACATCGACAGTCTGTAACTGCCGTGACGTTATCTGAGGATGACTTAAAAGGTTTTTCATCTTCTAAAGATGGTACTATTGTTAGCTGGGACGTGGACAGTGGAAAGACAGAAAAGTATGCATGGCCTACTGATGAAGCTTTGAAGTCACATGGTGCAAAGGAGCCACAAGGTCGAGCAACGAAACATAGTAAGCATGTTTTAGCTCTGGCTGTCAGCTCTGATGGACGCTATCTGGCAAGTGGAGGCTTGGATCGTCATGTTCATTTGTGGGATGTCCGAACACGGCAACATATTAAG GCATTCCCTGGTCATAAGGGACCTGTTTCATGTTTGACATTCAGACAAGGATCTTCTGAACTGTTTTCGGGGTCGTTTGATCGATCCATCAAGATATGGAATGTGGAAGATAGAGCTTATGTAAATACTTTATTTGGTCATCAAAGTGAAGTTCTAACCATTGATTCTTTGAGGAAAGAAAGGGTGTTGACAGTCGGACGAGACCGAACCATGCACTTATGGAAG GTCCCAGAGGAATCTCAATTGATATTTCGTGCTCCAGCAACTTCCCTTGAATGCTGCTGTTTCATCAATAATGATGAGTTTCTATCTGGTTCTGATGATGGAAGTATTGAGCACTGGAATGTAACAAGGAAGAAGCCTGTCCACATTGTAAAAAATGCACATGCTTCATTGCAATCAGTGGGAATTGAACAGGGAAATGGGGCTCTATCAAATGGCCACATGG AAAATGGCACCCTTAATCCTCAGTGTCATTCATCATCAGCACTCTCTTGGGTTAGTGCACTGACAGTCTGCAGAAATAGTGATCTTGCAGCATCAGGAGCTGGCAATGGGTCTGTTCGATTGTGGACAATTGAAAATGAATCAAAAGGCATCCGGCCATTGTTTGAGCTCCCAGTG GCTGGATTTATAAATTCCTTAGTTTTTTCAAAATCAGGACAGTTCTTGGTTGCTGGAGTAGGGCAG GAACCTCGCCTAGGAAGGTGGGGACGTATTGCTGATGTTCGAAATGGAGTTTTTGTGCATCCTTTGAAGCATTCGTGA